The following DNA comes from Vicinamibacterales bacterium.
TATAGGTGCACGCACTGACGCGTTGTGTCGATGGATGGCCGAACGGGCTGGAGCAGCGTTTCAGGGTAAGGCCTATGTTGATACAGGTCCGGTGCAGGAGCGTGTTTACGCACAACACGCCGGCCTTGGTTGGATCGGTAAAAACACCTGTCTCATTAACGCCGAGCAAGGCTCGTGGCTGTTCTTGTCGGAAATCATTTGTAGTTTGGACCTACCACCCGATGAAGCTGCGCTGGACCAGTGCGGAAATTGCACTCTGTGCATCGAGGCGTGTCCCACCGAAGCCCTTCCAAGACCGTGGGTGCTCGATGCAACCAAGTGTCTATCCTATCTGACGATCGAGCTAAAAAACGGTGTGCCGGAGTCACAGCGTGACGACCTCACGAACCATGTGTTTGGATGTGATATCTGTCAGGATGTCTGTCCATGGAACAGTGCCCCGGCCAAGTCGGATGACGGTGCCTGGGCTCCACGCGCCATATTCGATAGGCCAAGTCTTACCGATCTCTGGACACGGTCGGATGCGGAGCTACGTGTGGCGATAAAGGGTTCTGC
Coding sequences within:
- the queG gene encoding tRNA epoxyqueuosine(34) reductase QueG; amino-acid sequence: MITAPEIKAQALELGFDLCGIAPVVSLPELGFLREWVDHGYAGEMSYMTRSADRRSDVRAVLPSARSVVMLATVYHVDRPYSIETGKPTEASIARYAWGDDYHQVIGARTDALCRWMAERAGAAFQGKAYVDTGPVQERVYAQHAGLGWIGKNTCLINAEQGSWLFLSEIICSLDLPPDEAALDQCGNCTLCIEACPTEALPRPWVLDATKCLSYLTIELKNGVPESQRDDLTNHVFGCDICQDVCPWNSAPAKSDDGAWAPRAIFDRPSLTDLWTRSDAELRVAIKGSA